The Argentina anserina chromosome 3, drPotAnse1.1, whole genome shotgun sequence genome includes a region encoding these proteins:
- the LOC126787204 gene encoding uncharacterized protein LOC126787204 codes for MPKAPPELLERSPTAIGSSKVAYHHHLKHHHQRPNSMSSFFSPKLSIYILAACVTLFVIFHIQSLHTPPDSTSSLPSWSLNLMRKWQRVINTTTTVEEDVTSVIFTNKYTDELNAMRQKLRQSVTFLPLKDLRYAHAALVGHTWFMSSMYDSSDQEGEVQYQRFPSHASSNRLLCLKGRDTHDGSWNSYALAWPDALPHNATLMTGLSFISYNHYNYDNIWHGLSAVMPFVAWHKKNSCAKSERWILYHWGEIRSKMGLWLSTLMEATFGGLPFVEVFDGVEEGTPVCFEEAVVMRHNEGGMSRDQRMEVYDLMRCKARAYCNVISGGEDRRRKIGMTLFMRTGPRSFKNESAVVEIFQKECGKVEGCSLLVAHSNNLTFCDQVKLMSMTDILISPHGAQLTNMFFMDRNSSVMEFFPKGWLKLAGVGQFVYHWIASWSGMRHHGAWRDPNGEICQYAEDDRRCMSLYKNGKIGYNESYFSEWSRNILGEVKRRKTEEAGKGVSFGCICD; via the exons ATGCCTAAAGCACCTCCAGAATTATTAGAAAGATCTCCAACGGCCATAGGCAGCAGCAAAGTAGCTTATCACCACCATCTCAAACATCATCACCAGCGCCCTAATTCCATGTCGTCTTTCTTCTCCCCAAAACTCTCCATCTACATTCTCGCCGCCTGCGTCACCCTCTTCGTCATCTTCCACATCCAGTCTCTTCATACTCCACCTGATTCCACATCGTCGCTACCTTCATGGTCTCTCAATCTCATGCGCAAGTGGCAGCGAGTTATCAACACCACCACTACGGTGGAAGAGGACGTTACCTCAGTGATCTTCACCAACAAGTACACCGACGAGCTCAATGCAATGAGACAGAAACTCCGGCAGTCAGTCACGTTTCTTCCGCTCAAGGACTTACGTTACGCCCACGCGGCCCTCGTCGGGCACACATGGTTCATGAGCTCCATGTACGACTCGAGTGACCAAGAAGGCGAGGTCCAGTACCAGCGCTTCCCTTCACATGCCTCGAGCAACAGACTCCTGTGCCTCAAAGGCCGCGACACCCACGACGGCTCCTGGAACTCGTACGCCCTAGCATGGCCTGACGCACTTCCCCACAACGCAACCCTAATGACCGGTCTGTCCTTCATTTCTTACAACCACTACAACTACGACAATATATGGCATGGCCTCTCCGCCGTCATGCCCTTCGTGGCGTGGCACAAAAAGAACTCATGCGCCAAATCTGAGCGGTGGATATTGTACCACTGGGGGGAAATCAGGTCTAAGATGGGATTGTGGTTGAGTACTCTGATGGAGGCTACCTTTGGAGGGCTGCCGTTCGTGGAAGTGTTTGATGGGGTTGAGGAAGGGACGCCTGTTTGTTTCGAGGAGGCGGTGGTCATGAGGCACAATGAAGGTGGGATGTCTAGGGATCAGAGGATGGAGGTCTATGATCTAATGAGGTGTAAGGCCAGGGCTTACTGTAATGTTATCTCCGGGGGTGAAGATCGTCGGAGGAAGATCGGAATGACGTTGTTCATGAGGACGGGACCGAGATCGTTCAAGAACGAGAGTGCGGTGGTAGAAATCTTTCAGAAAGAGTGTGGCAAGGTGGAAGGTTGCAGCTTACTGGTGGCTCACTCTAATAACCTCACTTTCTGTGACCAG GTGAAGCTAATGAGCATGACAGATATTTTGATATCCCCACACGGGGCGCAGTTGACCAACATGTTCTTTATGGATAGAAACAGTAGTGTGATGGAGTTCTTCCCAAAAGGTTGGCTAAAACTTGCCGGTGTAGGGCAATTCGTGTATCACTGGATCGCAAGTTGGTCGGGTATGAGACACCACGGTGCATGGCGAGATCCGAACGGTGAGATTTGCCAGTACGCTGAAGATGATCGCCGCTGCATGTCTCTTTACAAAAATGGCAAAATTGGATACAATGAGTCATATTTCTCCGAATGGAGTAGAAATATACTCGGTGAAGTTAAGAGAAGGAAGACGGAAGAAGCAGGAAAGGGTGTAAGCTTTGGCTGTATTTGTGATTAA
- the LOC126786583 gene encoding stigma-specific STIG1-like protein 1 produces MKGSIKLFLHLAMLMALATITLSAASMPEEDREEWFSDEENGAPDEPSDDLPAILSQPKTSLRGASRFLATRAVATTCDKNPKVCKAAGSAGRDCCKKKCVDLKTNKVNCGKCGKKCKYSEICCKGKCLNPMSDKKNCGSCNIKCKKGSSCVYGMCSYA; encoded by the coding sequence ATGAAGGGCTCCATTAAACTCTTCCTTCATCTAGCCATGCTAATGGCTTTAGCTACCATTACTCTTTCAGCTGCATCAATGCCAGAAGAAGATAGAGAGGAATGGTTCTCTGATGAGGAAAACGGTGCCCCAGATGAACCATCTGATGATCTACCTGCGATTTTAAGCCAACCAAAGACATCGCTTAGGGGAGCAAGCCGCTTCCTTGCTACTCGAGCTGTTGCAACTACTTGTGACAAAAACCCTAAGGTTTGCAAGGCTGCAGGTAGCGCAGGGAGAGACTGCTGCAAGAAGAAGTGCGTGGATTTGAAGACGAACAAAGTCAATTGCGGCAAGTGTGGGAAGAAATGCAAGTACTCGGAGATATGCTGCAAGGGGAAGTGTCTGAATCCAATGTCTGACAAGAAAAACTGTGGGAGCTGCAACATCAAGTGCAAGAAAGGCAGTTCGTGTGTGTATGGAATGTGTAGCTATGCATAG